From the genome of Eublepharis macularius isolate TG4126 chromosome 12, MPM_Emac_v1.0, whole genome shotgun sequence, one region includes:
- the LOC129339885 gene encoding olfactory receptor 6X1-like has product MNTSTVTEFILVGIPFLYDLHKMFFVMGLFMYIIAILGNGFILVIVAIEPKLQTPMYIFLSNLAFLEICYTTTVVPKLLQTLIKTRTTICFCCCMAQNFFYFSLGGTELLILTVMSFDRYLAICKPFQYPMIMTKNVCIQLALSTWYSSFVLMFFQCLLVWRMPFCASNVVDHFFCDAAPMFSLACTDTYLNELLGLLSAVLLGILTLILTIVSYVYIISTIMCIPSAKGRKKAFSTCTSHLIVVSILYGALMAMYVRPNLHSSSRLTRVLAVLNTALTPMLNPFIYTIRNTEVKEAVRNAIQKKLLNEDLTCSKKSVNNLRDVRTTRSGHVKTQLSTITDKQHSKWNQVEHTASYLKT; this is encoded by the coding sequence ATGAATACATCAACTGTAACTGAATTTATCCTGGTAGGGATTCCTTTTCTCTATGATCTGCACAAAATGTTCTTTGTCATGGGTTTATTCATGTACATCATAGCCATCCTGGGGAATGGATTCATCCTTGTCATTGTAGCTATCGAGCCAAAGCTTCAGACTCCCATGTACATCTTCCTGAGCAACCTGGCTTTTCTGGAGATCTGCTACACCACAACGGTGGTGCCTAAGCTTCTACAAACACTTATAAAAACACGGACCACCATTTGTTTCTGTTGCTGTATGGCCCAGAACTTCTTCTACTTCTCATTGGGAGGTACAGAGCTTTTAATCCTTACTGTGATGTCTTTTGACCGCTATTTGGCCATATGCAAACCATTCCAATACCCAATGATTATGACCAAAAATGTTTGCATTCAATTGGCCTTGTCTACTTGGTATTCATCATTTGTACTCATGTTTTTTCAATGCCTTCTTGTATGGAGGATGCCTTTTTGTGCTTCCAATGTTGTTGATCATTTCTTCTGTGATGCTGCTCCCATGTTTAGCCTTGCATGTACTGATACGTACCTCAATGAGCTTCTGGGATTGCTCAGTGCTGTCTTACTTGGTATTTTGACTTTGATATTGACCATAGTGTCATATGTCTATATCATCTCCACCATAATGTGCATTCCGTCAGCCAAGGGACGCAAGAAGGCCTTCTCCACCTGTACATCACACCTGATTGTGGTGTCTATATTGTATGGAGCACTGATGGCCATGTATGTGAGGCCCAATCTGCATTCCTCATCCCGCTTAACCAGGGTATTAGCAGTGCTGAACACAGCCCTCACTCCAATGCTGAACCCTTTCATTTATACAATAAGGAATACAGAAGTGAAGGAAGCTGTCAGGAATGCAATCCAAAAGAAGTTGCTAAATGAAGATTTAACGTGTTCAAAAAAGTCAGTAAATAATTTGAGAGATGTGAGAACTACAAGGTCAGGACACGTGAAGACGCAACTAAGTACTATTACCGATAAACAGCATAGTAAGTGGAACCAAGTGGAACATACAGCATCTTACTTGAAGACATAA
- the LOC129339886 gene encoding olfactory receptor 6X1-like produces MMNTTTVTEFILLGIPFLYELHQIFFVVGLFVYIIAVLGNGFILIIVAIEPRLQTPMYIFLSNLAFLEICYTTTVVPKLLQTFVQTRTKICFHCCLAQSFLYFTFGGSELLVLTVMSFDRYLAICKPLQYPMIMTKNVCIQLSLAAWYVSFITLFFQCLVFWQMPFCGSNVVDNFFCDSAAMFSLVCTDTHLSEFVGFLFAVLMIVVTLILTIVSYACIISTVMEIPSAVGRKKAFSTCTSHLIVVFILYGALIAMYVRPSVHSSSRITRVLAVLNTAFIPMLNPFIYTIRNAEVKNAVQNMIHKKRQLLNNDFLNMFKKVSL; encoded by the coding sequence ATGATGAACACAACAACAGTGACGGAGTTTATTCTACTGGGTATTCCTTTTCTGTATGAGCTACACCAGATTTTCTTTGTTGTCGGTTTATTTGTCTACATTATAGCTGTTCTGGGGAATGGATTTATCCTTATCATTGTTGCCATTGAGCCAAGACTTCAGACTCCCATGTACATCTTCCTGAGCAACCTGGCTTTCCTGGAGATCTGCTACACCACAACTGTGGTACCCAAGCTGCTTCAGACATTTGTACAAACAAGGACCAAAATTTGTTTCCACTGCTGCCTGGCCCAGAGTTTTTTATATTTCACATTTGGCGGTTCAGAACTTTTAGTCCTAACAGTGATGTCTTTTGACCGTTATTTGGCCATCTGCAAGCCACTTCAATATCCAATGATTATGACTAAGAATGTCTGCATTCAATTGTCCTTAGCCGCTTGGTATGTGTCATTCATAACTTTGTTTTTTCAGTGTCTGGTTTTTTGGCAGATGCCCTTCTGTGGATCCAATGTTGTTGATAACTTCTTCTGTGATTCCGCTGCCATGTTTAGTCTTGTATGTACTGATACGCACTTAAGTGAGTTTGTGGGATTTCTATTTGCTGTCCTAATGATAGTTGTGACCTTGATCTTAACAATAGTATCATATGCCTGTATCATCTCCACTGTAATGGAGATCCCTTCAGCTGTCGGGCGTAAAAAGGCTTTTTCTACCTGTACATCTCACCTGATTGTGGTGTTTATATTGTATGGGGCACTGATAGCCATGTACGTGAGGCCCAGTGTGCACTCCTCTTCTCGTATAACCCGGGTACTAGCAGTCTTGAACACTGCCTTTATTCCAATGCTGAATCCTTTCATATACACAATAAGGAATGCAGAAGTAAAAAATGCTGTTCAGAATATGATACATAAGAAGAGAcagttgctgaacaatgattttttaaatatgttcAAAAAGGTCAGTTTATAA